One stretch of Harmonia axyridis chromosome 1, icHarAxyr1.1, whole genome shotgun sequence DNA includes these proteins:
- the LOC123677483 gene encoding 15-hydroxyprostaglandin dehydrogenase [NAD(+)]-like: MVFCFIPGVLVNMGFRVEGKIALITGAATGIGFEYASELLRHGLKGVTIVDFDSTKGFEAAQKLNNQYGKTVAHFCRADVTKEDELKSAFNVALDKWKTLDIVINNAGVMKDGSWEMEIAINCNAVVTGSLLALEHMGKHRGGKGGIVVNIASILGLQELSGCPIYVGTKHFVLGMTRSFGQSYFYNKTGVKFLTMCPGVTDTPLITDASSFALSDYEGLGKLLAEQLASLPEQEPPYVAKGMYHLITHGDNGSVWVCEGRQPIYEVDIPDRLTLKKIN; the protein is encoded by the exons ATGGTTTTCTGCTTTATTCCAGGGGTGTTAGTTAACATGGGTTTCAGAGTTGAGGGAAAAATCGCTCTTATTACGGGTGCTGCAACTGGTATCGGTTTCGAATACGCTAGTGAGTTACTTAGGCATGGACtcaag GGAGTTACAATCGTTGATTTCGACTCGACAAAAGGCTTCGAAGCAGCCCAGAAACTGAACAATCAGTATGGGAAAACTGTGGCCCATTTTTGTCGTGCTGATGTCACCAAGGAGGATGAATTAAAAA GTGCCTTCAATGTTGCATTGGATAAATGGAAAACTCTTGACATAGTGATTAACAATGCTGGTGTAATGAAAGATGGCTCATGGGAAATGGAAATCGCTATCAATTGC AATGCTGTCGTCACTGGGTCTCTACTAGCTCTAGAACACATGGGTAAACATCGTGGAGGGAAAGGAGGCATTGTTGTCAACATAGCGTCGATTCTTGGACTTCAAGAACTATCGGGTTGTCCAATCTACGTAGGAACCAAACACTTTGTGCTAGGCATGACCAGGTCATTTGGACAATCCTATTTCTACAACAAGACCGGGGTGAAATTCCTAACAATGTGTCCAGGTGTAACTGACACACCACTTATCACAGATGCATCTTCATTCGCTCTGTCTGACTATGAAGGACTAGGAAAACTACTTGCTGAGCAACTAGCATCTTTACCAGAACAAGA GCCTCCATACGTCGCAAAGGGTATGTATCACTTGATAACTCACGGAGACAATGGAAGTGTTTGGGTATGTGAAGGAAGGCAACCTATCTACGAGGTGGATATTCCAGACAgattaacattgaaaaaaatcaattaa